Part of the uncultured Desulfovibrio sp. genome is shown below.
CTCTACATCAGCCAGAAAAGCCTTGGGGAAGGTCTTTTTGACAATCTCAAGCCGCTTTTTGGCCATGGGCAGGATTTCTTCCCTTTCGCCAAAAGCCATGGTGCCCGTGGGGCACGTCTTGACGCAGATGGGCAGCATGCCCGCAGTGACGCGGTCAATGCACATGTCGCACTTGGTCAGACATTTGGTCTTGGGATCCAGCCGGGGGATGTTGTAGGGGCAGGCGTCAATAACGGCCTGTGCATCCTCGGGGCTCAGCTTGGCGCTTTTTTCCGTGGCTATCACCATGCCCGTTTTGGGGTCCTTGATGATGGCGCCGGGCACGGCCATGTCGGCCACTTCCTTGCAAATAGGCGTAAGGCAGTGGCGGCACTGGTCGGGGAAGAAGTTCCACACGACGGTGCCGTCAGGCTTCATACGCTCGCGAAAACGAACAATCTTGAGGTTGTTGGGGTTCAGATCCGGCGGATTCTGATGAGTGCCGCGCTGCTTGGTCTCATTGGCAGGCAGGTCATGCCATTCCTTACAGGCCAACTGGCAGCCCCGGCATGCCGTGCACCGAGTGGTGTCGATCAAAAAAGTCTTCGGCATAGCAATGCTCCTTGGCGGGGGGGGCCGCACCCTCGGAGCAGAGCTGCGTAAGGCTGTTCTGTATGTGGCAGACAGACGTGTATTGTT
Proteins encoded:
- a CDS encoding 4Fe-4S dicluster domain-containing protein, whose translation is MPKTFLIDTTRCTACRGCQLACKEWHDLPANETKQRGTHQNPPDLNPNNLKIVRFRERMKPDGTVVWNFFPDQCRHCLTPICKEVADMAVPGAIIKDPKTGMVIATEKSAKLSPEDAQAVIDACPYNIPRLDPKTKCLTKCDMCIDRVTAGMLPICVKTCPTGTMAFGEREEILPMAKKRLEIVKKTFPKAFLADVEDVSVIYLLAEEKEHYYEYAAFM